The following nucleotide sequence is from Dehalococcoidia bacterium.
CTGACAGAAGACGCGGCAGAATACCTCGTTGAAAAAGGCATAAAGTTTTTGGCGTTAGACTACCTCTCGGTAGATAAATTCGACACCTGCATGTACCCCGTTCACAGAATATTATTGAATGCCGGAGTCGTGATTGTCGAAAGCGTCAATCTTAGCTCAGTGCCAGCCAGCGATTATGAAATGCTGTGTCTACCATTAAAGCTTGAAGGCTGCGATGGGGCGCCGGCGCGCGTTATTTTAAGAACATTATGATGAACAGGATTAACCGGATTGTTCCTGCCATACTGACCGTGAGTCCTGCCGCTCTGGTATCCATGCTGCGTCAAGCGGAGTGTTTCGCCGATTGGGTGCAGATAGACATCATGGACGGGCTTTTCGTGCCTCCAGTAAGTATAACCAGCCAGGATATTGCTGGAGCCGGAGTAAAGATTGGCTGGGAAGCGCACCTGATGGTGAAGGACCCGGAAAAGTATATCGGAGACTTCCATCTGGCCGGGGCGAAAAGGATAGTCGTGCATTATGAAGCTGTAAAAGAAGCTGCCTCCGATGTCATCGAGCATATAACCAGCCTGGGAATGAGTGCGAGTCTAGCCGTCAACCCAGAAACACCGCTGGAGGTACTGAGGGATAATCTGGTCAGCCGTCTTGAAAGCGTGCTATTTTTGGCGGTTCATCCGGGATATTACGGCGCTAAATTTATCCCTGAGGTCTTGGATAAAATTCACCAGTTTCGCCATCTTTGCCCCGATATTAGCATAGGCATCGACGGCGGCATTAAAGCTGGTAACATAACCCGGGTGGCTCAGTCCGGCGTGAATGAAATATGCGTCGGGAGTGCGATATTCTCGCAACCAGACCCTGCCGCCAGCTTCAGAGAGCTTACCGCTCTGGCCCGGATTGGTTGGAGGAAGCAGACAGGCGCCTAGCCTGCATCGAGAAGTCGCATGGCTTCGGCCACGACCCTCTGTGCCGTTATGCCGAACTTCTCGTATAACACCTTGCCAGGCGCTGAGGCGCCGTAGTGGTCTATGCCGACAGCCACACCCTTATCACCAGTGTAACGGCACCAGCCGATAGTAGTGCCGGCTTCAATGGAGATTCTAGCTTTTACCTGCGGTGGAATGACAGAGCGGCGGTACTCTTCGCTCTGAGCCTCAAAAATCTCCCACGATGGCAATGACACCACCCTGCTGGATATACCCTTTTCCTTGAGCATTCTGGCGGCTTCCAGCGCGATGTGTACTTCGGAGCCGGTACCGATCAGGATTAATTCGGGCTTATTGGAAGCCTGCCAGAGTGTGTAACCGCCCCTTCTCACCCCCAAAGCAGAGGACATCTCCTTGTGGTCGAGTATAGGGAGCGCCTGCCTGGTAAAAATCAACGCGGTAGGGCCGGTCTTCTTTTCGAGTGCCAGCTTCCATGCTTCAATCGTCTCCGCCGCGTCCGCCGGGCGGATAGTGGTCAGGTTAGGTACGGAACGCAGTCCCAGGAGATGTTCCACTGGTTGGTGTGTGGGACCGTCTTCACCCAGGCCGATTGAGTCATGTGTGAAAAGAAAAACAGATCTGACTCCCATGAGCGCCGCCAGCCTTACGGACGGGCGCATATAATCGTAAAATATGAGGAAGGTGGCCGTATATGGAATGACGCCGTCGTGCAGGGCCATGCCATTGGCGATAGCTCCCATGGCGTGTTCACGTATGCCGAAATGCATATTGCGCCCGGTGTAAGTGTCCGCCGCAAAATCACCGCCGTTTTTAATGAGCGTTTTGGTGGAGGGGGCCAGGTCAGCGGAACCGCCCAAAAGCGCCGGAACTCTGGCCGCGAGGGCATTGATGACCAGCCCGGAAGCCTCGCGCGTCGCCAGTGGCTTCATTGAGCTGTCGAACAGTTTATCCAGGCCGCTGTCCCAACCCTGCGGCAATTCCCCTTTGATATCGATGCTGAACCGTCGGGCTTCTTCAGGATAAGTTTCGGCGTACGACTTGAGCAGGCGGTTCCAATCGGATTCACGCTCGATGCCCTTCTCCACGGCTGAGCGAAAATGCTTCAGGACATCTTCGGGCACTGTGAAGGGCTCGGTATAGGTCCATCCCAGTTTCTGTTTAGTCAGAAGCGTTTCTTCTTTACCCAAAGGCTCTCCGTGGGCATGGCCGGTACCCGCTTTGTTAGGGGAACCGTAACCGATGGTCGTGTTGCAAATGATGAGGCTGGGATGTTCGATGTCCGCCCGGGCTTGTTTTATGGCAGTATCAACAGCCTCTATACTCATGCCATCAATGGGACCGATAACCTGCCAGCCGTAAGCCCGGAAGCGCTGGCCGACGTCCTCTTTAAAGGTGATGTCGGTATTGCCTTCAATGGATATGTTATTGTCGTCATAAAGGTAAATCAGTTTGCCGAGTTTGAGAGTGCCAGCTAGCGAAGCGGCTTCGGAAGCCACGCCCTCCATAAGGTCTCCGTCGGAGCAGATGGCATAGGTATAATGGTCGACAATGTTGAAACCAGGCTTGTTATAGCGGGCTGCCAGATGCCGTTCGGCAATGGCCATGCCGACGCCATTGGCGAAACCCTGTCCCAGTGGTCCGGTCGTAGCTTCGACCCCGGCGGTAATCCCATGTTCAGGATGTCCCGGCGTCCGGCTGCCCCACTGGCGGAACATCTTGATATCATCGAGGGACAGGTCGTAACCGGTGAGGTAGAGCATGGCATAAAGAAGCATGGAAGCATGCCCGGCGGATAGAATAAAACGGTCGCGGTCAGTCCAATCGGGGTTTGTGGGGTTGTGTTTGAGGAAGCGCTGCCAGAGGGTATAAGCCATGGGTGCCATTCCCATGGGGGCCCCGGGGTGGCCGGAGGTGCCTTTTTCGATGGCATCCACCGCCAGGAAGCGGATGGTGTTGAGACAGAGTTCCTCGAAGTTTTGTGCCATATCAACTCCTTCCGCCGAAGATAGCAAATTCTATCCTACCGCAGAGACTTTTACAAATGTCGAAAGGCGCAAGGCAGTGGCTCTGGCGCAAAATGATACCAACGAACCGGCTGTAAAGAGTCTAGTTACTTCACGCTGTTAAGACCGATCACGTTACCTTTCGTATCCTCGATTACGGCAATAAAACCGGGCTCGCCGATGCAATATTTAGCCTCATCTATTATATTAAGCATACTGGGATCTGAACGTCAGTTCGTTTCGTTCATACAACCGCGACTCTTGATGATTTAGGTTTTATGGCCTACAATAGCTCAGCACTTTGAATTCAGGGGGTGTACCGTGAACCTGGATTATTTAAAGACATATCTTGAACTGATAAAACTGGGGAGTTTTTCAGCCGTTGCCAAAAAACTTTCCATAAGCCAGCCTGCAGTATCCTTCCAGATACAGAAACTGGAACACGATCTCGGCGTGCGGCTGATAAATCGCAATCAGAAGAAAATTACGCTTACCGATGCCGGCCGCAGGCTCCTCGAATTCGCTACGGCAGTCGATGGAGAAGAAGCTAGCCTGCTGAAAGACCTGGGGCACCTGCGTGATGAAGTCGGAGGGGAACTGCTCATTGCCGCCAGCACAACTCCGGGCGAATATATACTGCCGGTGTTCGTGAGCGAATTCCTCACCCAGCATCCGGCGGTGAAAGCCCGTGTAGCTATCGAGGATTCGACAGCGGTGATTTCAGGAGTAAAAGACGGAGTCTACGAAGTGGGTTTCTGCGGCTCAATACCACCAAAGGGACAAGGCTTTGAATCGTTCAAAATGGCAGAAGACGAGATTGTTCTCATCGTTTTCCCTGAACATCCTTTTGCCAATCGCAAACAGGTGGCCTTCGCTGAACTGGAAGAGGAAGCGCTCATTTTCCGCGAATCTACATCGGGAACGCAAAAGAGCATGGAAGGCCTTATGAATAGGGCTGGCCTGAATATCAACCGCTTGAAACCACGGCTTACACTCGGCAGCAGCCAGGCAATAATCTCCGCAGTAGAAGCACATGCAGGGATTGCCTTCGTGTCCAATCTCGCGATTAAAAAGAACCTTGAACTTGGGAACGTGCGAGAGGTCACTTTGAATGAGATTAAGCTCAAGCGGGATTTCCATTGTATTTTCTACACCGAAAGACTGGCGACCAGATTAATACAAGAATTCATCGATTTTATACGAGGGAAAATATAAATCAACTGATACCAGAGGACGGAAATACCAGGCATCCGGCTGGATGTTCTTTGTGCAAATTTTCGGTTTTCCTCCGAGATCTATACGGTCTCTTTGATAATTTTACTATGCAATTTGTGACACCCGTAGCTTTGCATGCTTATCTCCCTCTAATTTCAAAAATAAGTTTAGTCACGTCTGTGCTCTGGTGAAACGGTTTGGATACGAGTCGACCCCCCCTTTTTTATGGAGGATCACAAAGTGGGTTATAATAACCGGTACTAATATATGAGCCGAAAGGGTCGTAAATGGTACTAATGAGGGATGGAATTGACCAATCACCCAGCCTTAAAATAAGGTTTAGTGTGGTTTAGTATATTGAATGTAGATAAAAAAGACAGTGCTAAAGCTAAATATTCTAACGACTAATGCAAATAGTCTGTAAAAATATATTATTATAATGAGAATTTCATATACGTTCTACAATAGTATTTGCCAATCCGGAGGTCATAATTTTGACTGGGTGGAATAAGCAGCCCAAAATTGTAAAAAGCAGTCTAGACGATATGGAGCATATCGTTCGAGCTAGCATTAAGCCAGAAGCTAAACTTCTGCAAGCCCGTTAAACCTACTGCAAGAGCAAAGGTGTTGATGATGAGATCTCCACAGCTCCGGCCAGCGTAAAATGAACGAGAGTAAGGCTAAAAACATGACGAATGATAAAATGGGGAGCGTCTTGATAGTGGACGACGAAGCTGTGATATGCAAATTATTGAACCTGAGATTGTCCCAGGGTGGATACACCTGTTACGAGGCATCCAATACTGCTCAGGCATCTATTTTACTGCAAAAGCACCCCATAACTCTTGTCCTCCTGGATATTAATATGCCGGGGAAATCGGGGGAAGAATTTCTAAACGAGATTCTTAATATGCATCCCGACACAGCCGTCATAATGGTTACTGCCGTGAACGATGCCCACATGGCGATCGGCTGCATGAAAAGGGGTGCGTATGATTACCTGACCAAGCCTTTTAATCTCGATGAGGTATTCTTAAGCGTAGAACGAGCCATAGAGAAACGTCGACTGATTCTTGAGAACCGAGATTATCAGGATAATCTCGAACAAAAGGTAGCTGCGCAGGCGCAAAAAATAAAGGACTCCTTTTTGAACTCGATAAAGGCGCTTGCGTATGCTCTAGAAGCCAAAGACGACTATACAAGCGGTCATTCACAGAGGGTCGGTGATATGGCCGCTGTGATAGCCAGAGAAATGGAACTCTCTCTAGAGGAGCAGGAGAGGGTTAAACTGGCCGGATTGATTCATGATATTGGCAAGATCGGAATACAGGGAACGGTTTTAAACAAGGAAGGATGTCTGACAGATGATGAATACGAAGAGATGAAAAAACACTGTCAGATGGGTGAGCGCATTCTCTCGCCAGTAATGGACGATAAAGAACTCATGAAAATGGTGCGCAACCACCATGAACGTTATGACGGGAAGGGATATCCTGATGGAATAGCTGGCCAGACTATTACTACAGGGGCTGCCATTTTAAGTGTTTGCGATGCATTTGATGCCATGACGTCAGAGCGTTCATATCGCT
It contains:
- a CDS encoding ribulose-phosphate 3-epimerase — translated: MMNRINRIVPAILTVSPAALVSMLRQAECFADWVQIDIMDGLFVPPVSITSQDIAGAGVKIGWEAHLMVKDPEKYIGDFHLAGAKRIVVHYEAVKEAASDVIEHITSLGMSASLAVNPETPLEVLRDNLVSRLESVLFLAVHPGYYGAKFIPEVLDKIHQFRHLCPDISIGIDGGIKAGNITRVAQSGVNEICVGSAIFSQPDPAASFRELTALARIGWRKQTGA
- the tkt gene encoding transketolase, giving the protein MAQNFEELCLNTIRFLAVDAIEKGTSGHPGAPMGMAPMAYTLWQRFLKHNPTNPDWTDRDRFILSAGHASMLLYAMLYLTGYDLSLDDIKMFRQWGSRTPGHPEHGITAGVEATTGPLGQGFANGVGMAIAERHLAARYNKPGFNIVDHYTYAICSDGDLMEGVASEAASLAGTLKLGKLIYLYDDNNISIEGNTDITFKEDVGQRFRAYGWQVIGPIDGMSIEAVDTAIKQARADIEHPSLIICNTTIGYGSPNKAGTGHAHGEPLGKEETLLTKQKLGWTYTEPFTVPEDVLKHFRSAVEKGIERESDWNRLLKSYAETYPEEARRFSIDIKGELPQGWDSGLDKLFDSSMKPLATREASGLVINALAARVPALLGGSADLAPSTKTLIKNGGDFAADTYTGRNMHFGIREHAMGAIANGMALHDGVIPYTATFLIFYDYMRPSVRLAALMGVRSVFLFTHDSIGLGEDGPTHQPVEHLLGLRSVPNLTTIRPADAAETIEAWKLALEKKTGPTALIFTRQALPILDHKEMSSALGVRRGGYTLWQASNKPELILIGTGSEVHIALEAARMLKEKGISSRVVSLPSWEIFEAQSEEYRRSVIPPQVKARISIEAGTTIGWCRYTGDKGVAVGIDHYGASAPGKVLYEKFGITAQRVVAEAMRLLDAG
- a CDS encoding LysR family transcriptional regulator, which codes for MNLDYLKTYLELIKLGSFSAVAKKLSISQPAVSFQIQKLEHDLGVRLINRNQKKITLTDAGRRLLEFATAVDGEEASLLKDLGHLRDEVGGELLIAASTTPGEYILPVFVSEFLTQHPAVKARVAIEDSTAVISGVKDGVYEVGFCGSIPPKGQGFESFKMAEDEIVLIVFPEHPFANRKQVAFAELEEEALIFRESTSGTQKSMEGLMNRAGLNINRLKPRLTLGSSQAIISAVEAHAGIAFVSNLAIKKNLELGNVREVTLNEIKLKRDFHCIFYTERLATRLIQEFIDFIRGKI
- a CDS encoding response regulator; this translates as MTNDKMGSVLIVDDEAVICKLLNLRLSQGGYTCYEASNTAQASILLQKHPITLVLLDINMPGKSGEEFLNEILNMHPDTAVIMVTAVNDAHMAIGCMKRGAYDYLTKPFNLDEVFLSVERAIEKRRLILENRDYQDNLEQKVAAQAQKIKDSFLNSIKALAYALEAKDDYTSGHSQRVGDMAAVIAREMELSLEEQERVKLAGLIHDIGKIGIQGTVLNKEGCLTDDEYEEMKKHCQMGERILSPVMDDKELMKMVRNHHERYDGKGYPDGIAGQTITTGAAILSVCDAFDAMTSERSYRSSMEIDHAFREIECCSGTQFNPDVVSAFLKAKASFIPLIKKDSGVGDGSAK